A window of the Phaseolus vulgaris cultivar G19833 chromosome 5, P. vulgaris v2.0, whole genome shotgun sequence genome harbors these coding sequences:
- the LOC137835576 gene encoding putative axial regulator YABBY 2 isoform X4, with protein sequence MSMDMMAAERVCYVHCNFCNTTLAVSVPCSSLLTIVTVRCGHCANLLSVNMGASLQPFPSQETQLQRQHLSVQEACSKELGSSSKCKSFESDHEQPRIPPIRPPEKRQRVPSAYNRFIKEEIQRIKASNPDISHREAFSTAAKNWAHFPHIHFGLKLDGNKQAKLDQGDGTQKSNGFY encoded by the exons atgtcaatGGACATGATGGCAGCCGAACGTGTTTGTTATGTTCACTGCAACTTCTGCAACACCACTCTAGCG GTTAGTGTTCCATGCAGCAGTTTGCTCACCATAGTTACAGTTAGATGTGGACACTGTGCCAATCTGCTATCAGTTAACATGGGAGCATCACTTCAACCTTTTCCTTCTCAAGAAACTCAG TTACAGAGACAGCACCTAAGTGTTCAAGAAGCATGCAGCAAGGAACTGGGATCATCATCAAAATGCAAATCATTTGAGTCCGACCATGAGCAACCAAGGATTCCTCCCATTCGTC CTCCAGAGAAGAGACAGCGTGTTCCTTCTGCTTATAATCGGTTCATTAA AGAGGAAATACAAAGAATTAAGGCTAGTAATCCAGATATCAGTCACAGGGAAGCTTTTAGCACGGCTGCGAAAAAC TGGGCACATTTCCCTCACATTCACTTTGGGTTAAAGCTGGATGGCAATAAGCAAGCAAAGTTGGACCAGGGAGATGGTACTCAAAAGTCTAACGGATTTTACTga
- the LOC137835576 gene encoding putative axial regulator YABBY 2 isoform X6 → MSMDMMAAERVCYVHCNFCNTTLAVSVPCSSLLTIVTVRCGHCANLLSVNMGASLQPFPSQETQRQHLSVQEACSKELGSSSKCKSFESDHEQPRIPPIRPPEKRQRVPSAYNRFIKEEIQRIKASNPDISHREAFSTAAKNWAHFPHIHFGLKLDGNKQAKLDQGDGTQKSNGFY, encoded by the exons atgtcaatGGACATGATGGCAGCCGAACGTGTTTGTTATGTTCACTGCAACTTCTGCAACACCACTCTAGCG GTTAGTGTTCCATGCAGCAGTTTGCTCACCATAGTTACAGTTAGATGTGGACACTGTGCCAATCTGCTATCAGTTAACATGGGAGCATCACTTCAACCTTTTCCTTCTCAAGAAACTCAG AGACAGCACCTAAGTGTTCAAGAAGCATGCAGCAAGGAACTGGGATCATCATCAAAATGCAAATCATTTGAGTCCGACCATGAGCAACCAAGGATTCCTCCCATTCGTC CTCCAGAGAAGAGACAGCGTGTTCCTTCTGCTTATAATCGGTTCATTAA AGAGGAAATACAAAGAATTAAGGCTAGTAATCCAGATATCAGTCACAGGGAAGCTTTTAGCACGGCTGCGAAAAAC TGGGCACATTTCCCTCACATTCACTTTGGGTTAAAGCTGGATGGCAATAAGCAAGCAAAGTTGGACCAGGGAGATGGTACTCAAAAGTCTAACGGATTTTACTga
- the LOC137835576 gene encoding putative axial regulator YABBY 2 isoform X7, with protein MSMDMMAAERVCYVHCNFCNTTLAVSVPCSSLLTIVTVRCGHCANLLSVNMGASLQPFPSQETQHFSTVAKLQRQHLSVQEACSKELGSSSKCKSFESDHEQPRIPPIRPPEKRQRVPSAYNRFIKEEIQRIKASNPDISHREAFSTAAKNVS; from the exons atgtcaatGGACATGATGGCAGCCGAACGTGTTTGTTATGTTCACTGCAACTTCTGCAACACCACTCTAGCG GTTAGTGTTCCATGCAGCAGTTTGCTCACCATAGTTACAGTTAGATGTGGACACTGTGCCAATCTGCTATCAGTTAACATGGGAGCATCACTTCAACCTTTTCCTTCTCAAGAAACTCAG CATTTTTCTACCGTTGCTAAGTTACAGAGACAGCACCTAAGTGTTCAAGAAGCATGCAGCAAGGAACTGGGATCATCATCAAAATGCAAATCATTTGAGTCCGACCATGAGCAACCAAGGATTCCTCCCATTCGTC CTCCAGAGAAGAGACAGCGTGTTCCTTCTGCTTATAATCGGTTCATTAA AGAGGAAATACAAAGAATTAAGGCTAGTAATCCAGATATCAGTCACAGGGAAGCTTTTAGCACGGCTGCGAAAAACGTGAGTTGA
- the LOC137835576 gene encoding putative axial regulator YABBY 2 isoform X1 → MSMDMMAAERVCYVHCNFCNTTLAVSVPCSSLLTIVTVRCGHCANLLSVNMGASLQPFPSQETQHFSTVAKLQRQHLSVQEACSKELGSSSKCKSFESDHEQPRIPPIRPPEKRQRVPSAYNRFIKEEIQRIKASNPDISHREAFSTAAKNWAHFPHIHFGLKLDGNKQAKLDQGDGTQKSNGFY, encoded by the exons atgtcaatGGACATGATGGCAGCCGAACGTGTTTGTTATGTTCACTGCAACTTCTGCAACACCACTCTAGCG GTTAGTGTTCCATGCAGCAGTTTGCTCACCATAGTTACAGTTAGATGTGGACACTGTGCCAATCTGCTATCAGTTAACATGGGAGCATCACTTCAACCTTTTCCTTCTCAAGAAACTCAG CATTTTTCTACCGTTGCTAAGTTACAGAGACAGCACCTAAGTGTTCAAGAAGCATGCAGCAAGGAACTGGGATCATCATCAAAATGCAAATCATTTGAGTCCGACCATGAGCAACCAAGGATTCCTCCCATTCGTC CTCCAGAGAAGAGACAGCGTGTTCCTTCTGCTTATAATCGGTTCATTAA AGAGGAAATACAAAGAATTAAGGCTAGTAATCCAGATATCAGTCACAGGGAAGCTTTTAGCACGGCTGCGAAAAAC TGGGCACATTTCCCTCACATTCACTTTGGGTTAAAGCTGGATGGCAATAAGCAAGCAAAGTTGGACCAGGGAGATGGTACTCAAAAGTCTAACGGATTTTACTga
- the LOC137835576 gene encoding putative axial regulator YABBY 2 isoform X3: MKLKVVYSVHHDLPVKRHFLMIKVSVPCSSLLTIVTVRCGHCANLLSVNMGASLQPFPSQETQLQRQHLSVQEACSKELGSSSKCKSFESDHEQPRIPPIRPPEKRQRVPSAYNRFIKEEIQRIKASNPDISHREAFSTAAKNWAHFPHIHFGLKLDGNKQAKLDQGDGTQKSNGFY, encoded by the exons ATGAAGTTGAAGGTGGTGTATTCTGTTCATCATGATTTGCCAGTGAAGCGTCATTTTTTGATGATCAAG GTTAGTGTTCCATGCAGCAGTTTGCTCACCATAGTTACAGTTAGATGTGGACACTGTGCCAATCTGCTATCAGTTAACATGGGAGCATCACTTCAACCTTTTCCTTCTCAAGAAACTCAG TTACAGAGACAGCACCTAAGTGTTCAAGAAGCATGCAGCAAGGAACTGGGATCATCATCAAAATGCAAATCATTTGAGTCCGACCATGAGCAACCAAGGATTCCTCCCATTCGTC CTCCAGAGAAGAGACAGCGTGTTCCTTCTGCTTATAATCGGTTCATTAA AGAGGAAATACAAAGAATTAAGGCTAGTAATCCAGATATCAGTCACAGGGAAGCTTTTAGCACGGCTGCGAAAAAC TGGGCACATTTCCCTCACATTCACTTTGGGTTAAAGCTGGATGGCAATAAGCAAGCAAAGTTGGACCAGGGAGATGGTACTCAAAAGTCTAACGGATTTTACTga
- the LOC137835576 gene encoding putative axial regulator YABBY 2 isoform X5: MKLKVVYSVHHDLPVKRHFLMIKVSVPCSSLLTIVTVRCGHCANLLSVNMGASLQPFPSQETQRQHLSVQEACSKELGSSSKCKSFESDHEQPRIPPIRPPEKRQRVPSAYNRFIKEEIQRIKASNPDISHREAFSTAAKNWAHFPHIHFGLKLDGNKQAKLDQGDGTQKSNGFY, from the exons ATGAAGTTGAAGGTGGTGTATTCTGTTCATCATGATTTGCCAGTGAAGCGTCATTTTTTGATGATCAAG GTTAGTGTTCCATGCAGCAGTTTGCTCACCATAGTTACAGTTAGATGTGGACACTGTGCCAATCTGCTATCAGTTAACATGGGAGCATCACTTCAACCTTTTCCTTCTCAAGAAACTCAG AGACAGCACCTAAGTGTTCAAGAAGCATGCAGCAAGGAACTGGGATCATCATCAAAATGCAAATCATTTGAGTCCGACCATGAGCAACCAAGGATTCCTCCCATTCGTC CTCCAGAGAAGAGACAGCGTGTTCCTTCTGCTTATAATCGGTTCATTAA AGAGGAAATACAAAGAATTAAGGCTAGTAATCCAGATATCAGTCACAGGGAAGCTTTTAGCACGGCTGCGAAAAAC TGGGCACATTTCCCTCACATTCACTTTGGGTTAAAGCTGGATGGCAATAAGCAAGCAAAGTTGGACCAGGGAGATGGTACTCAAAAGTCTAACGGATTTTACTga
- the LOC137835576 gene encoding putative axial regulator YABBY 2 isoform X2: MKLKVVYSVHHDLPVKRHFLMIKVSVPCSSLLTIVTVRCGHCANLLSVNMGASLQPFPSQETQHFSTVAKLQRQHLSVQEACSKELGSSSKCKSFESDHEQPRIPPIRPPEKRQRVPSAYNRFIKEEIQRIKASNPDISHREAFSTAAKNWAHFPHIHFGLKLDGNKQAKLDQGDGTQKSNGFY; the protein is encoded by the exons ATGAAGTTGAAGGTGGTGTATTCTGTTCATCATGATTTGCCAGTGAAGCGTCATTTTTTGATGATCAAG GTTAGTGTTCCATGCAGCAGTTTGCTCACCATAGTTACAGTTAGATGTGGACACTGTGCCAATCTGCTATCAGTTAACATGGGAGCATCACTTCAACCTTTTCCTTCTCAAGAAACTCAG CATTTTTCTACCGTTGCTAAGTTACAGAGACAGCACCTAAGTGTTCAAGAAGCATGCAGCAAGGAACTGGGATCATCATCAAAATGCAAATCATTTGAGTCCGACCATGAGCAACCAAGGATTCCTCCCATTCGTC CTCCAGAGAAGAGACAGCGTGTTCCTTCTGCTTATAATCGGTTCATTAA AGAGGAAATACAAAGAATTAAGGCTAGTAATCCAGATATCAGTCACAGGGAAGCTTTTAGCACGGCTGCGAAAAAC TGGGCACATTTCCCTCACATTCACTTTGGGTTAAAGCTGGATGGCAATAAGCAAGCAAAGTTGGACCAGGGAGATGGTACTCAAAAGTCTAACGGATTTTACTga